The Listeria monocytogenes genome window below encodes:
- a CDS encoding RpiR family transcriptional regulator — MKLDGVCKINSALGMEYQFGEFYIDRDYLVFDQNFSLGMKKRQTFPIAKLAKIALVREEAKILLTFSCDNIDFEITGNSHDNLREFRDILQNKGVTNLEINKADNKKKTRYTTHHYHNFAKS, encoded by the coding sequence ATGAAATTAGATGGTGTATGCAAGATTAATTCTGCACTTGGAATGGAATATCAATTCGGAGAGTTCTACATTGACAGAGACTATCTTGTTTTTGACCAAAACTTTAGCTTAGGTATGAAAAAACGTCAAACATTTCCAATTGCAAAATTAGCAAAGATTGCTCTTGTTCGAGAAGAAGCTAAAATTCTGCTAACTTTTAGCTGTGATAATATTGATTTTGAGATAACTGGTAATTCTCATGATAATTTGCGCGAATTTCGGGATATACTCCAAAATAAAGGTGTTACAAATCTAGAAATTAATAAAGCTGATAATAAGAAAAAAACGAGATATACAACGCATCATTATCACAACTTCGCTAAATCTTGA
- a CDS encoding MarR family winged helix-turn-helix transcriptional regulator: MADRQESLAKAIAIIHRSESTFKNKKLLETGLNIGQLRYLWTLYKEDGISQESMAKRFMVDKASVTRHIKRLEELGMIRREIDAKDRRIQRIFVTGTGFQMRDLIEEVTVEWSALLTANFSEKEKDDLMHLIGRLSDNAIIAVEGGESE; encoded by the coding sequence ATGGCAGATAGACAGGAAAGTTTAGCAAAAGCCATCGCAATTATTCATCGTTCAGAAAGCACTTTTAAAAATAAAAAATTACTAGAAACTGGTCTTAATATAGGTCAATTACGTTATTTATGGACGCTGTATAAAGAAGATGGTATTTCTCAAGAATCTATGGCGAAAAGGTTTATGGTCGATAAAGCAAGTGTGACAAGGCACATTAAGCGCTTAGAAGAACTGGGGATGATTCGCCGTGAAATTGATGCGAAAGATAGGCGTATTCAGCGGATTTTTGTGACGGGAACTGGTTTTCAGATGCGCGATTTAATTGAAGAAGTGACAGTAGAATGGTCTGCACTTTTAACAGCGAATTTTAGTGAAAAGGAAAAAGATGACTTAATGCATTTGATAGGACGACTTTCAGATAATGCGATTATAGCAGTCGAAGGAGGAGAATCTGAATGA
- a CDS encoding LacI family DNA-binding transcriptional regulator: protein MPNIKEIAKLAGVSVTTVSRVLNNHPYVAEEKRARVQAVIDELDYSPNRSAMDLARGKTNTVGVIIPYNDHPWFDKIVNGILEAAFKNRYSVTLFPTGYDPKEEEKYLMRLKTKQVDGLIITSRANNWEVILPYVAYGPIIACEYVESKEISCSYIDRVKAYRAGFEFLREEGYRKVAFTAGRASRESTSTYGKINAYEQVYGSVGDNRFLSECYTLEDGIKAAEHFFAKGKDWPDAIYANGDEVAAGVMYHVKELGLRVPEDVAILGQENLPIGKALEITTLDHHLKKLGANAFSIFEQGKLQRIKVEHELIKRKTV from the coding sequence ATGCCAAATATTAAAGAAATAGCCAAATTAGCGGGAGTTTCAGTGACGACAGTATCACGTGTACTCAATAACCATCCGTATGTTGCGGAGGAAAAAAGAGCTCGCGTCCAGGCTGTTATTGATGAATTAGATTATTCACCTAACCGTAGCGCCATGGACTTAGCGCGTGGGAAAACAAATACGGTTGGCGTGATTATACCTTATAATGATCACCCGTGGTTTGACAAAATTGTAAATGGTATTTTAGAAGCAGCTTTTAAAAATCGTTATTCTGTAACGCTTTTTCCAACTGGATATGACCCAAAAGAAGAAGAAAAGTACTTAATGCGTCTTAAAACAAAACAAGTGGATGGATTAATTATTACTTCCCGTGCGAATAATTGGGAAGTGATTTTGCCATATGTAGCGTATGGTCCGATTATTGCTTGTGAATATGTAGAATCTAAAGAAATATCTTGCTCCTATATTGACCGGGTGAAAGCTTATCGAGCAGGATTTGAATTTTTGCGAGAGGAAGGTTATAGAAAAGTCGCATTCACTGCGGGAAGAGCGTCACGAGAAAGCACAAGTACATATGGAAAGATTAATGCGTATGAGCAGGTTTATGGCTCAGTTGGAGATAATCGTTTTTTAAGTGAGTGTTACACGTTGGAAGATGGTATAAAGGCAGCTGAACACTTTTTTGCGAAAGGGAAAGATTGGCCTGATGCGATTTATGCAAATGGTGATGAGGTTGCGGCCGGCGTGATGTATCATGTAAAAGAACTTGGTTTGCGCGTACCAGAAGATGTTGCTATCTTAGGGCAGGAAAATCTCCCAATCGGTAAAGCTTTAGAAATCACTACCCTTGACCATCATCTGAAAAAACTCGGCGCGAATGCTTTTTCGATTTTTGAACAAGGTAAACTACAAAGAATCAAAGTAGAACATGAATTAATTAAAAGGAAAACAGTATAA
- a CDS encoding HAD family hydrolase has protein sequence MYKAIIFDVDGTILDTERAVLHSLQAVLAEEGLSYELDELRFVLGITGAAAVEQLNILDQEKVLDKWIEREASFIEEVEIFEGIHKVLHAIPESGVVTSKNALEMEKGFYPFNIQDHFQAIVCASDTEKHKPHPEPLLKGLEILGREPHEVLYVGDSMYDMKCAHAAGAHFGLALWGAKTTEGFEKAELIFEKPEDILAYVNK, from the coding sequence ATGTATAAAGCAATAATTTTTGACGTAGATGGAACCATTCTAGACACGGAAAGAGCTGTTTTGCATTCTCTTCAAGCGGTTTTGGCCGAAGAAGGATTAAGTTACGAACTGGACGAATTACGTTTTGTACTTGGGATTACTGGAGCTGCTGCGGTGGAACAGTTAAACATTTTAGATCAAGAAAAAGTATTGGATAAGTGGATTGAAAGAGAAGCTTCTTTCATTGAAGAAGTAGAGATTTTCGAAGGTATTCATAAAGTACTGCATGCTATTCCAGAAAGTGGCGTTGTTACTTCTAAAAATGCGTTAGAAATGGAAAAAGGTTTTTATCCATTTAATATTCAGGATCATTTTCAAGCGATCGTTTGTGCAAGTGATACTGAAAAGCATAAGCCTCATCCAGAACCATTATTGAAGGGGTTAGAAATTCTTGGCAGGGAGCCGCATGAAGTGCTTTATGTTGGGGATTCGATGTATGATATGAAGTGCGCCCATGCGGCCGGAGCTCATTTTGGCTTAGCTCTTTGGGGCGCAAAAACAACAGAAGGTTTCGAAAAGGCAGAATTGATTTTCGAAAAACCAGAAGATATTTTAGCTTATGTAAATAAATAA
- a CDS encoding MerR family transcriptional regulator, protein MTKNKISFYVVDASEDLTMNIKEASEKSGVSADTIRYYERIGLIPPIHRNENGIRKFGAEDIRWILFSRQMRRAGLSIEALIDYLALFREGEDTLEARVELLKEQRIELKKRMDMMQEALDRLDFKIDNYDTHLIPAQQKLKDF, encoded by the coding sequence ATGACCAAAAATAAAATTAGTTTTTATGTGGTGGACGCTTCGGAGGACTTAACAATGAATATCAAAGAAGCTAGTGAAAAAAGTGGCGTTTCTGCCGATACAATTCGCTACTACGAACGCATTGGTTTAATTCCACCTATACATCGTAATGAAAACGGGATTCGCAAATTTGGCGCAGAAGACATACGTTGGATTTTGTTTAGTCGCCAAATGCGCCGAGCTGGTTTATCTATTGAGGCTTTAATCGATTATTTGGCACTTTTCCGTGAAGGAGAGGATACACTGGAAGCTCGTGTCGAATTGCTGAAAGAACAACGAATTGAACTAAAAAAACGGATGGACATGATGCAAGAAGCACTTGATCGACTTGATTTCAAAATTGATAATTACGACACACACCTTATTCCTGCGCAGCAAAAACTAAAAGACTTTTAG
- a CDS encoding helix-turn-helix domain-containing protein: MHIKILKNRYPNIVISKNPIKSSSDTISFFEEPYYFTIPKSNLSEEEAMLLHTLFPEPLPTFTKESTQFWFDLLFGNKELVMTNEKETYRITQFHIKTATTKSMLQEWQKALLSFFSPEAELIMFSTNYGVIVEKSTGSLLGEEELIAVASTLENDFYIQSTFFMGLFHPLNDRLRGLFAEERAIFNHNNREVVQTVASESLKVIALRMKESLITNELNDLFHQDDTWIPLIHTLFKNQGNISLTAKELFMHRNTIQYRLDKFYEQTNLSLRKMDGLLLAYLSTLQTNNSNHE, from the coding sequence GTGCATATTAAAATATTAAAAAATAGATATCCCAATATAGTTATTTCAAAAAACCCAATAAAATCCAGCTCAGATACGATTTCTTTTTTCGAAGAACCGTATTATTTTACTATTCCTAAGAGCAATCTCTCAGAAGAAGAAGCGATGTTATTACATACGTTATTTCCAGAACCATTACCAACATTTACAAAAGAATCTACTCAGTTTTGGTTTGATTTGTTATTCGGAAATAAAGAATTGGTGATGACGAACGAGAAAGAAACATATCGCATTACGCAGTTCCATATTAAGACTGCTACAACTAAAAGCATGTTACAAGAATGGCAAAAAGCTTTGCTGAGTTTTTTTAGTCCAGAAGCTGAGTTAATTATGTTTTCGACTAACTACGGTGTTATTGTTGAAAAATCAACGGGGTCGCTACTTGGCGAAGAGGAACTAATTGCTGTTGCCAGTACACTTGAAAATGATTTCTATATACAATCCACTTTTTTCATGGGACTTTTCCATCCGTTAAATGATCGATTGCGTGGCTTATTTGCTGAAGAACGTGCCATTTTCAACCATAATAATCGTGAGGTAGTTCAGACTGTGGCTTCCGAAAGTTTAAAAGTTATCGCGCTTCGAATGAAAGAAAGTTTAATCACGAATGAACTCAACGACCTTTTCCATCAAGATGACACTTGGATTCCACTGATTCATACGTTATTTAAGAACCAAGGAAACATCAGTCTCACAGCTAAAGAGCTTTTTATGCACCGGAATACTATTCAATATCGTTTGGACAAATTCTATGAACAAACAAACTTATCGCTCCGCAAAATGGACGGGTTGCTCTTAGCTTATCTGTCTACACTTCAAACAAATAATAGCAATCATGAATAA
- a CDS encoding VOC family protein → MAKMYPYLAFENAKEALGYYEEVFGATNISRLPVSEEQSEMFGLAKENLENTTVHGGFTVLGANLFCSDSFGKEVKPSNQISIMLDSNSEDPAAVADADAFFEKISSSGRVTVTLPFEEQFWGGKMGQFVDEYGISWMIHTQPYSKL, encoded by the coding sequence ATGGCAAAAATGTACCCGTATTTGGCTTTTGAAAATGCAAAAGAGGCTTTAGGATATTATGAAGAAGTGTTCGGAGCAACGAATATTTCAAGGCTTCCAGTAAGTGAGGAACAAAGCGAAATGTTCGGATTAGCAAAAGAAAACTTAGAGAACACAACGGTTCACGGTGGCTTTACCGTCCTTGGCGCAAATTTATTTTGTTCCGATTCATTCGGCAAAGAAGTAAAACCATCCAACCAAATTTCAATTATGCTTGATTCTAACAGTGAAGACCCAGCGGCAGTAGCCGACGCCGATGCTTTCTTTGAAAAAATAAGCAGCTCAGGAAGAGTGACAGTAACATTACCTTTCGAAGAGCAATTCTGGGGCGGTAAAATGGGACAATTCGTCGATGAGTACGGAATTTCTTGGATGATTCATACGCAACCTTATTCTAAATTATAA
- a CDS encoding MerR family transcriptional regulator: protein MEPLFSIGEMAKKSQLSIQRLRYYDKIGLLVPAFTDPTSGYRYYKTAQEEQLNLIQALQYMGFSLQELKQYLNKNTSESLPDLLIKYQQKLMDEEARIARKKWLIDRYQGLLKRETDSTKLLTTARLLLTEPLLTPVHADILNDPAFHQEVQKTVSHLGLSKSYQQFPGYCMLEGQAYLFIELDHSIGAPGERYLLSSERQAFVTPQNWETPQENENYLLQETVAWINQELVRGYSYETTLTFE from the coding sequence GTGGAACCGCTTTTTTCCATTGGGGAAATGGCAAAGAAAAGCCAACTCTCCATCCAACGATTGCGCTATTATGATAAAATTGGGCTTTTGGTCCCTGCTTTTACCGATCCGACTTCTGGGTATCGCTACTACAAAACGGCTCAAGAAGAACAACTCAACCTCATTCAAGCGTTGCAGTATATGGGGTTTTCCTTGCAAGAACTAAAACAATATCTCAACAAAAACACATCGGAAAGTTTGCCCGATTTGCTTATAAAATATCAGCAAAAATTAATGGATGAAGAAGCTCGCATTGCTCGTAAAAAGTGGCTAATTGACCGTTATCAAGGTTTATTAAAACGCGAAACTGACTCGACAAAACTTCTAACAACTGCCCGACTTTTGCTTACAGAGCCACTTCTAACGCCTGTGCATGCCGATATTTTAAACGACCCAGCTTTTCATCAAGAAGTTCAGAAAACCGTGAGTCACCTTGGTCTTTCGAAAAGCTATCAGCAGTTTCCTGGTTATTGCATGTTAGAGGGGCAAGCTTATCTGTTCATTGAGTTAGATCATTCTATTGGCGCACCGGGTGAACGGTATTTATTATCAAGCGAGCGGCAAGCTTTTGTCACACCACAAAACTGGGAGACACCTCAAGAAAATGAGAATTACCTTTTACAAGAAACGGTGGCTTGGATTAATCAAGAGCTGGTTCGTGGTTATTCCTATGAAACAACATTAACTTTTGAATAG
- a CDS encoding MATE family efflux transporter, producing MKEQSKRLGEDSIPSLMARLSIPAFIGMFVMGMYNIVDTIFVSYGVGPSGVAALSIAFPVQMILMAMAAMFGIGGASIISRSLGAGEQKHADKVFHQVIWLVLISSIFIAIVTFIFLDPLITLFGAPADIHDIASDFLSLILLGAVFQTFAMAMNNIVRSEGNAKTAMLTMIISAILNMILNPIFIMGFGMGVRGSALATVIAQAVGAIWLLIYFLSGKSTLSLKGFSFRMDFPLIRRIMAIGFPSFIMMSAGSIVTVAVNWMLNIYGGTMAIAVYGIANRIASFVIMPINGVTQGMQPIVGFNYGSRQFERVMKAVKVSMIAATVMSLIAWGLVEIFPGMLVRIFSNDPELIAQGTTAVRFMLLAAPTIGFQIVCGGLYQALGRARISFIISLMRQIICLVPLLLILPQFFGLDGIWYAFPLADLGAFTVCLVIMSKTWRRIFKNPEIV from the coding sequence ATGAAAGAACAGAGTAAACGATTAGGTGAAGATAGCATTCCTTCACTCATGGCGAGATTGTCGATACCGGCATTTATCGGCATGTTTGTTATGGGAATGTATAATATTGTTGATACGATTTTTGTGTCATATGGCGTTGGTCCATCAGGGGTTGCAGCACTTTCGATTGCCTTCCCGGTCCAAATGATACTAATGGCGATGGCAGCAATGTTTGGGATTGGGGGTGCGTCGATTATTTCCCGCTCGCTCGGTGCCGGCGAACAAAAACATGCGGATAAAGTATTCCATCAAGTTATTTGGTTAGTACTTATTTCTAGCATTTTTATTGCAATTGTAACCTTTATTTTTTTAGATCCACTTATTACGCTTTTTGGGGCACCAGCGGATATTCATGATATTGCCAGTGATTTCTTATCACTTATTTTACTAGGTGCAGTATTCCAAACTTTTGCGATGGCGATGAATAATATCGTTCGTTCGGAAGGTAATGCAAAAACAGCGATGTTAACTATGATTATTTCCGCTATATTAAATATGATTTTAAACCCGATTTTCATTATGGGATTCGGTATGGGAGTCCGTGGTTCTGCCCTTGCAACTGTTATTGCACAGGCTGTTGGCGCGATTTGGCTCTTGATTTACTTTTTATCAGGCAAAAGTACTTTATCTTTAAAAGGGTTCTCATTCCGAATGGATTTCCCGCTGATTCGCCGGATTATGGCAATCGGATTCCCGTCATTTATTATGATGTCCGCGGGTAGTATCGTAACGGTTGCGGTAAACTGGATGCTTAATATTTATGGTGGAACAATGGCAATTGCAGTATACGGAATTGCGAACCGGATTGCGTCGTTCGTCATTATGCCAATCAATGGTGTCACACAAGGGATGCAACCAATCGTCGGCTTCAACTACGGTTCCAGACAATTCGAACGCGTAATGAAAGCTGTCAAAGTGTCTATGATTGCTGCGACCGTAATGTCACTAATTGCTTGGGGCTTGGTAGAAATTTTCCCAGGAATGCTCGTACGAATTTTCTCTAACGACCCAGAGCTAATCGCCCAAGGAACAACCGCTGTTAGATTTATGCTTCTAGCTGCGCCAACAATCGGTTTCCAAATTGTCTGCGGAGGACTATATCAAGCGCTTGGTCGAGCAAGAATTTCATTTATCATCTCCCTAATGCGCCAAATCATCTGTTTAGTACCACTTTTACTTATTTTGCCACAGTTCTTCGGTTTAGATGGTATTTGGTACGCCTTCCCATTAGCAGATTTAGGCGCGTTCACCGTCTGTCTAGTGATTATGAGTAAAACATGGCGCCGAATTTTTAAAAATCCCGAGATAGTTTAA
- a CDS encoding GNAT family N-acetyltransferase, with translation MEIKPIRAKDTQDIRHRVLRPEQPEENAIYPNDDMEGTFHLGAFEKDVLLGIASFYPEKSTVIMNPAQYRIRGVATERRMRLKGLGTALIAEGEAEIWKRGADIIWCNARIVAVGFYEKHGYRKVGKSFVIPGIGEHYLMKKVNPNKKVDQDNQYLVHLFFII, from the coding sequence GTGGAAATCAAGCCAATCAGGGCAAAAGACACACAAGATATTAGGCACCGGGTTCTTCGCCCAGAACAGCCTGAAGAAAACGCAATTTATCCAAATGATGATATGGAGGGTACTTTTCATTTAGGTGCTTTTGAAAAGGATGTTTTACTTGGGATTGCCAGTTTTTATCCAGAAAAATCGACTGTTATTATGAATCCCGCTCAATACCGGATTCGCGGTGTGGCGACAGAACGCCGGATGCGCTTGAAGGGTCTCGGCACGGCTTTAATTGCAGAAGGTGAAGCGGAAATTTGGAAGCGCGGCGCAGATATTATCTGGTGCAATGCGAGGATTGTCGCTGTTGGTTTTTATGAAAAACATGGCTATCGTAAAGTTGGCAAATCGTTTGTCATTCCTGGCATCGGCGAACATTACTTAATGAAAAAAGTGAATCCAAATAAAAAAGTGGACCAAGATAACCAATATCTGGTCCACTTGTTTTTTATAATTTAG